GGGTTGGTATTGGCCCGGATGTTCAGGCTACGGGTTACCAGCGTAGCCAGGTTAAGCACCTGCCCGTCGGTCAGCGTCAGAATTTCCTGCTCGTTATCCGCATTCATCAGGCTAACACTTACCACCTGCTGAGCCGCGGCAGCCTGGCTAACCGTCACGATCACTTCGTCAGAAGCCGTGGTATTCTGATTATCGGTTACCGTCAGGCGGAACACATACGTACCGGCCACTAAGTTGCTGGCGGTCAGAGTAGCTGCGCTGTTGTTTGACAGCGTAGCCAGTGCCGGACCACTTTGCTGCGTCCAGCTGTAGGCGGTTATGCTGCCATTGGCATCTGAACTGGTTGAACCATCCAGCGTGACGCTGTTTGTCGGCAGCGTAATGGTTTGATCAGCACCTGCCCGGGCTACGGGTGCCGTGTTTGACGGCGCCTGATCAATGACCGTGAAGCTGAGTGTCAGCGGAGTACCGGCAGTTCCGGCGGCACCCGAAGCGGTATAAGGCGTAGCCGTCAGGGTGTAGCTGCCGGTGGCCGGTGTCCAGTTGTTAAAGTTACCGTTTACGTCACCGAAAAGGGCATACGGCAAACCGTTGTCCGTTTGGGTACGGCTTTGTTTGCCACTCAGCACCATGCGCACGGAACCAACGGCACCCACATTGGTATTGATCCGAATGTTCAGGTTACGCGAAGGCAACGTGGCCAGGTTGATCGTCTCGCCGTTGCTCATTTCCTTGATTTCCTGCTCGTTCGATGCGTTCATCAGGCTAAAGCTCACCACCGCCTGCGGAACCGTTACCGTGAAGACTTTCTGATCAGAAAGCGCGGGCAAGCCGTTATCCGTAGCGGTAACCGTCAGGCTCACCGTACCGGTGGTCGTCGGTGTCCAGCTGAAGGCACCGGTGTTGGCGTCGATGCTGGCAGAAGCCGCTCCTGCGACACTGTAGGTCAGGCTTTGATCCGTATCAGGATCGGTGGCCTGTACCGTGAAAGTCAGGGCTTGTCCTAACGTAGCCGTCTTGCTGCTAATCTCAGCCAGCACGGGCGGCTTGTTAGCAGCGGTTGCTTCGCAGAGTACCGAGATGTTGATATCACCATCTACATCAGAACTGCGGATGGCTAACGTAGCGTTTTTGAAGCCTTCTGACAGCGGGCTAAAGCTGATTGGCAAGTTTACGGTCTCTCCGGCCGGTATTACAAATGGTACCGGGTAATTGACCTTAAACTCAGAACCCTGCGGAAAGCTTGCTGACGTAACGACGATGGCCTGGTTTCCACCCGTATTCGACAGTTTGATAATGCTCGTCCGGGTCGCGTTGACAGGGATCGCTGACAGCACTTTGCTTGAACCTGCGTCGTCAGAGATAGACCCTGGCGTAACCTGCGTAACGGTCGGCGTGGTGGGTTCACCTTTGAAGTAAACTTCCTGCTCGCTGATGGCGTTGCTTCCCTGCGCACCGGAACCCGCAGCGACGTAGATACCGCCATTGTTGACGATTGCCTGCGTAGCGTGCCGTCCTTTCTGCATGTTGGCCAGCTTTTTCCAGATACCCGTACCAAAGTTCAGAGCTTCCGTTTCACCGTGAGCCGCTGGCTGGTTACTCTCTCCCCCAATGACCACCAATTCACCATCCAAAACAACTGAGGTTGTTCCAGCGCGCTGGGTCGGAATTGGATTGGGCAACGTTGACCATTGTCCGGTCGTGAAATCATAGACGTCAACCTCCGGCACGGTTAGCGTGAACGTCTGATTGGTGTTGGCCGACGTGCGACGGCCCGCAGCCGCATACAATTTGTTTTCATAAACCACGGCCTGGAAGTGATCGCGGGCGTGTGGTGCATCGGCCAGTGTTCGCCAGATACCGGTTGCCGGATCGTACTCATCAAACCAGGCTACATATCCGTTGTTGTGGCCTTTTGTGTTTCCGCCAACAATGTAAATCTTCTTGTTGTAGACGACTACACCGGCGGTTCCCCGACGTCGATCAACTGGGATATCGGGTCCTAAATACCATTTATTGGCTTTAGGATCGTAAATGTGAACCTGATTAACCGTGGGCTCCTGCGGATAGCTACCCGAGAGAGCACCCACAACGTAAACCAATCCATCCAGCGTAACGGCCTGGAAGTGGTGCATATCAACCGGGGTTTGGGCCGCGTTGGTCCACACTTTCGTGATGGGGTTGTAAACCTGTACGGGCTTAATTCCACGACCACCAATCAGGTAAAACTTGTCACCCACCTGTACATATCCGTTCTCGAAACGCGCGGTTGGCTTCCCGGTGTTGGGAATGATGTTTTGCCAGCCACCCGCAACGATCGGCGGAGCAATCGTGATTACAAAGTTGCTGCTTACCGTTCCGTTCTGACCATCGTTGGCCGTTACTTTCACCGTAATGCTCTCAGGGCCACCTGCAGGCGGTGTTCCGTTGAAGGTCCGGGTATCCGAGGTAAAGCTCAGCCACTCCGGCAAAGCCGTGTTATCGCTCAGGCTGGCGGAGTACGTCAGCACATCGCCATCGGGATCCGTGAAGGCATTCGCATCAAACGCAAAGGTGAAAGCAAGGTTTGCTGTTGCGTGTTGTTCCGGAATTGCATTGGCAACTACTGGCGGGCGGGGCGCCTGATCGATTACCGTAAAGCTGATGGTGAGCGGGCGACCGGCGGTATCCGTTGCGGCAGTACCGACGTACGGTGTGGCGGTCAACGTATAAGTACCAACTGCCGGTGTCCAGTTTTTGAAATCACCGTTGGTATCACCGAAGAGCGCATACGGCAAACCATTATCTACTTGCGTACGACCTTGTGCTCCAGTCAATACCATCCGTACCGATCCTACGGGGCTGGGGTTCGTATTAACCCGGATGTTTAAATTGCGACTGGGTAAGGTTGCCAGATTCAAGCGGTCGCCGTTAGCCATCACTTTGATCTCCTGATCGCTGGTGGCGTTCATCAGGCTGAAACTTACCACCGATTGCTGACTCACCGGCGGAACCACCGAAACCGTAACAATTTCCTGCGCTGTCAGCACGGGACTTCCGTTATCGGCTGCTTTGATGGCAATGTTATACGTACCGAGCGCAGTTGGCGTCCAGCTAAATTCACCCGTAGTCGGATTGATGCTGGCACCACTGGGCCCTGAGATGCTATACGTTACACTCTGGCCGGCATCGGCATCCGTCGCCTGAGCCGTAAACGTCAGCGGCTTGTTGATTGTAGCAGTCTGGCTACCAATCGCCGTCAGCACCGGAATGGTGTTGGTGGTGGAATTGGTGAACGAAAGGACAAAGTCATCACTGGCTGAACCACCTTTCCCATCGCTGGCCAGCACCTTTACAGTAATAGGTGCGGTGTTGCTGGGCGCGATACCGCTAAACGTCCGGGTAGCTCCGTTGAAGCTTAACCATGAGGGCAGGGCAGCGTTGTTGTTCAGACTAGCGGAATACGTCATGGCATCATCATTGATATCCGTGAAGGTATTCGCAGGGACGGTATAAGACCAATTGGCACCAACCGTTGCTGTCTGATCGGGAATTTGCGCGGTAACAACCGGAGCGCTGTTGCCCGGCGTTGCACACTCGCTGGTTGTTTCAGCATTGGTCAGCAACTGAGCGGCTGACTGCGTAATCGTGGAGTGAAACAGCACGATCCGGTCAATCAGGTGGTACGACGCCCGCGCTGAGATTTGCAGTTTGTAAACACCTGGTGCGTTGAATTCAACCTTAACAGGCATGCCATCTTCGTCATTGGCGAAGGAGTTCCAGGCCCAAACCAGACCGGCGGCATTGTAAAAAATCTTGAACCAGCCGTCTCCACCCGCACCGAAGGCTACCGGCGATTTACCCGTTCCTTTGGGATATACGATGAGGCCGTTTTTTTCCGCATAAAAATCACTGGCGTCCGGGAAACGCAGCCAGGAGTCATTATGCTCATTACCAGCCGTTCCCAGACCGACTTTACTGCGCCACTGGAACGTATACTTCCCGGCTTTGGTGATTTTGACGGTGGTTTCGATTACTCCAATTCCCGGGGTCGCGAAGTTCTCGGCGTTTACCCAGGTAATGTAGCCACTTCCCGTGTAATTGGATTCGGTTGTTCTCTTCTGCCAGCCCGTGGGGAGCGTTAAGTTCTCTGTTTCAATAACGACCAGACCATTTTTCTCTTCATAAGGAGAAGGACAGTCGGCCAAGGCTACTCTTGCTGCTGCGTTGGGCAAGTTGCCTACTTTGACAGCGGAAATTTTGGTTGCGTTGCCTGGCTCCCGGCTACCGCTACTGCCGGGACCATCGTTGATCCGGGTCCTTGATGATGTCAACAAAGGTGACACCAACAGCACTAGAAAAAGGTAAAGATAATTTTTCATACTGAAGTAAATGGAATTTGAATAAGAATAGGATTAGATAAGTGAAACAAAACGAAATTGATAATCAGATTTTCAAGCGTTAATGACTAAAAAGCATACTCCTTATTTGCATAGAAATCTTATTGGGCTGAGCTGACCTGCCCTTTTTGATAATAATAAATCTTTAAAGTCGTTGAGTAAACTACGCTATACCGGTTGATACTGGTCCTGTTGTTTACGGTCGAATTAATACCAACAAACCGTAAGTACCCCACTTCTGGACAGCCAAAAAATGGCTAAAACTACCGTTTAGTTGCCCGTTTGGAACGTCAGTTCAGCGGTATGGCTCTCCTTAATTTGAAAATTAAATCAGGCTAGGAAATCTGGTTAGGATAGTGGACAAATTCGTTTCATGTGGACACAGCCGAAACTTGCTTATATTCTGCAGTAGTGGCGGACTCTCTCTACTTATTTGCTATGGTTTCAGAATCCGATCAGAACAATAAGCTTTCTACTACTTACATGCACATTTAATCTGCCTTTAATTTCGAGCATAAAAATACCTATTAATTTTAATTTACAAGTGACATTTAAATAAGCTTTTGCAAGAATCTAGCTTTTACTTCTAAGTATATATCATTAAACTTCCATCTGTACGCTATCTTTTCGACTTGCTACTCATACCGCCAAACACAAAACACCCAAGCCTTAACTAGCAGATTTTCAATATTTTATATATAAACTTTGGACTAATTTGTATTAAAGAAAAACCGGTTTAAGTAGATCTAGACGGTTTATTTTTCTACAATAAAAATTAATTATACGGTGTCAATTAACCTAACTGTTGACCCTTTAAAATATCACAGTATAGATACGCTAAAAATTTATATAGAATTATAAAATTTCATATAACCTATCCTCATCTACCCGCCTATAAATAGACAGTTTTTTTAGTAATATTAAAAATATATCTTCTGATATATAGAGGCTTATGTCTTATTTATTACCCTGGACCGCCTATTTATCAGACAAACAAATCCACATTATCCCTTCTCGCCATTAAAGAATATTGAACAAAACATATCTTCTCAAATCTACAAAGACTTAGCTGATAACATAATTGCCATACAAAGCCTCAAACTTTACCAGCTTAGTCAGGTCGTCAGCCAGCCAATAAATCTTCTTAATAATTTCACAATTCAACAGATTTTAACGCATTATACCTACGGCAAAGGCTTCTCTTCCGCATCACAGAAAATATTTGTCTTATTATTCAAAGTCACTACTCGAATTTCTACCTCGTAATTATGACAACTTAGCGCAGA
This Larkinella insperata DNA region includes the following protein-coding sequences:
- a CDS encoding putative Ig domain-containing protein — translated: MTSSRTRINDGPGSSGSREPGNATKISAVKVGNLPNAAARVALADCPSPYEEKNGLVVIETENLTLPTGWQKRTTESNYTGSGYITWVNAENFATPGIGVIETTVKITKAGKYTFQWRSKVGLGTAGNEHNDSWLRFPDASDFYAEKNGLIVYPKGTGKSPVAFGAGGDGWFKIFYNAAGLVWAWNSFANDEDGMPVKVEFNAPGVYKLQISARASYHLIDRIVLFHSTITQSAAQLLTNAETTSECATPGNSAPVVTAQIPDQTATVGANWSYTVPANTFTDINDDAMTYSASLNNNAALPSWLSFNGATRTFSGIAPSNTAPITVKVLASDGKGGSASDDFVLSFTNSTTNTIPVLTAIGSQTATINKPLTFTAQATDADAGQSVTYSISGPSGASINPTTGEFSWTPTALGTYNIAIKAADNGSPVLTAQEIVTVSVVPPVSQQSVVSFSLMNATSDQEIKVMANGDRLNLATLPSRNLNIRVNTNPSPVGSVRMVLTGAQGRTQVDNGLPYALFGDTNGDFKNWTPAVGTYTLTATPYVGTAATDTAGRPLTISFTVIDQAPRPPVVANAIPEQHATANLAFTFAFDANAFTDPDGDVLTYSASLSDNTALPEWLSFTSDTRTFNGTPPAGGPESITVKVTANDGQNGTVSSNFVITIAPPIVAGGWQNIIPNTGKPTARFENGYVQVGDKFYLIGGRGIKPVQVYNPITKVWTNAAQTPVDMHHFQAVTLDGLVYVVGALSGSYPQEPTVNQVHIYDPKANKWYLGPDIPVDRRRGTAGVVVYNKKIYIVGGNTKGHNNGYVAWFDEYDPATGIWRTLADAPHARDHFQAVVYENKLYAAAGRRTSANTNQTFTLTVPEVDVYDFTTGQWSTLPNPIPTQRAGTTSVVLDGELVVIGGESNQPAAHGETEALNFGTGIWKKLANMQKGRHATQAIVNNGGIYVAAGSGAQGSNAISEQEVYFKGEPTTPTVTQVTPGSISDDAGSSKVLSAIPVNATRTSIIKLSNTGGNQAIVVTSASFPQGSEFKVNYPVPFVIPAGETVNLPISFSPLSEGFKNATLAIRSSDVDGDINISVLCEATAANKPPVLAEISSKTATLGQALTFTVQATDPDTDQSLTYSVAGAASASIDANTGAFSWTPTTTGTVSLTVTATDNGLPALSDQKVFTVTVPQAVVSFSLMNASNEQEIKEMSNGETINLATLPSRNLNIRINTNVGAVGSVRMVLSGKQSRTQTDNGLPYALFGDVNGNFNNWTPATGSYTLTATPYTASGAAGTAGTPLTLSFTVIDQAPSNTAPVARAGADQTITLPTNSVTLDGSTSSDANGSITAYSWTQQSGPALATLSNNSAATLTASNLVAGTYVFRLTVTDNQNTTASDEVIVTVSQAAAAQQVVSVSLMNADNEQEILTLTDGQVLNLATLVTRSLNIRANTNPSPVGSVRMVLSGKQSRTQTETGFPYALFGDNNGNYNGWTPAVGNYTLTVTPYTGAGATGAAGTPLTVSFSVVDQAAAGRLSVFGNPETAGMSIKTYPNPFTRSFNLQIKGRQEGKLPVVVYDSYGRVVLQLEDVASDQQINLGSEFVPGLYIIQVGKGNQAKRFKLVKGE